The nucleotide window CATCAATCTCCTGCCCTACCTTAAACCCTCGAAGATAGGCGGACACGGCGTCGGGATTGTTAAAGACCAGCGCGCCTTTCCCGATCTTGGCGACGAACCGCGGTTTAATCATATTCTGGTCAAAACTCCATTAACTTGCTCGCAATTTCCTCGACCTCTTTCAGCGTATCTTTTTGGTAAATCTCCAACGTGTTTATTTCATCCGTGAGGTTAGAACGATTCATCTCGATAATGAAGAAATCTTTTACCTTTAGACGCGGGTCATAGAAGCAGAAATAAAGTTTTTCCAGCTTCTCATTGACTACGAAATACTGTAGCCCTTGATAGCGATATTCTTCTGGTATCTCGCCCGTAAGATACGCCTCGATATGCCGAGCCGATGAAAGGCATTTGACTTCCACTGCCTCCGTCTCCCCAATCATTCCATCGGGCGAAAGAGCGATACTCTCATTATCATCCTTGACCCATAAGACAAGCTCGCAGTTAACTTTTTTATCCGTCATCTTCTCAAATCGTTCGATTGCTTCTTCTTCAAGGCGATGACCTCTGTCCATCGGATTTTCTCCGTCTGCTGGCAGTCCGATTCTTTCTGCGATTAACTCATAAAAGCCTTGTTTCTTTTTATCTATATTCCGTTTCGAAATGATGCCCCCAAGTTTCGACCCAGTTATCTTGCCGCGACGAGCCTCAATCCACGAAATCTCATCGGAGAAATAATAAGTCTTCATAGATAATTTTTCATATGAGTATACAACGGGAGAGTAAAGGCGTTTTTGAGGCTCCATCCTTTTTGTATACGAGCCGTGACCGTGCTTTCTGATGCTCCAAGTCGTTTCGCGGCCTCTGTCGCAGTCTCGTTATTGAATAAAATTGTATTGCGTCTATTGCGCGCCTGTTCCGCCCTTGTCGCCCATTTGCAATTAGAAGGATCATAATTCCCGTCGTTATTTATTCTTTCGAGACAAAGTCCTTTGCTGTATCCATTAGCCGTATCTTTTTGAAAGTTCTCAAACTTCCGCCAAGATTCACATATTGTAATACCTCGGGCTCCGTAGAAAGTATAACTATGATCGTTCTTATTCAGACAACGAGTTAGGATACCTGCCCAGACTTTATACAAGGGTTTACCTGCCATCCCGTGAGTCTTTTTCATACGGCGGTCTTTTGAGTAATGCGCTTCATCAATCCTGTGATAATCCCGTCGGCTTGAACCGTTGTGATGTCTAGAATCGAAACTCCATAGAGTTCGCGACATCGAACGCCGACATCTGCTTTTGAATATCCCGCCTGCATAGCGAGTTCGCTGATAGTGTTCATTTGGGCTTCTGTCGCCTTGCTCCCTACTTCAGCGTGTGTGGTCTGTGGCGTCGCGTCTGTGTCCTCGTCGCCCGTCATAATTCCAAAGGCGTTACAAAAGGCATAGCGTTTAGCGAACGTCATCGTAGCCGCTGTCTGTTGAGGGGCTGACATTATTTCAGTCCTCGTTGCGAGAGGAACCTCCATATCGCTTAATTCCGAATGCCCTCCTTTATGCTTTACGATACAAACCACCTTGACCGCGTTTTCTTTTATCTCGGTTTTGATTGAATAGCTGAATCCGTGTTTACCGATTATTCCCTTGACCTCGGTTACAATCGAATCTAGCGGGGCGTAGTGATACATCACGACCCCCGAACGATTCTTAACCTCTTTGCCTTTCCCGACGATAGGACATTCCGCTTGAAAGTTCGCCATCGCTTCATCGAACGCCTCTTTTGCGGCTTCGGCTTTTAACGCTGTTCGCATCGCCAGTAATCGCTCCATCGTCTCAACGGGCAATCCTTTATCAATTGCTTGGGCGATTAAGACTTCCGGTGAATAAGATTGAGACGCATTCTTTTCTTCGACTGGGACTACAGACATTGTCGTGGCTCCGACACTTATCGTGGGCAATAATTCTTTTTTCATATTTAGACGTTAGTGTGAGTGAAATCTAAAGTCCTGCGGTCAATTGCCGCGCATATTTACGTCGTGTTTTAGTGTGAATGAATAACTAAATTATAGCAGACGCTAGCATTATCCGTCAAGCGTTTTCTGTGGATAATTCCTCCCTGTTTTTTCTGTATGCTTCCCACCTCCGATTCGCCATTTCAGCCATCGCCTCTTTGCCGTATTTCTTGAATCGCGCCGCGCCTCCTTTACGCCCTAACGCTTGCGCCGCCTTGTTTAAGTTAACGTCTTTTTTCTTCATATTTTTCTATCTCCTTCTTACTGTATTCCTCCAACACCTTAATTATGACTACGAGATACAATCCAACCATCAAGACTTTTAATAGAGTGCTATCAAGCGTTAAAGTGAACGCGAATATCAGCGAGGGCAGTAACGCCGCTGTTTTTAGTGTCATTTTGTTTTCACCTCCTTTTCGCAGTAATAACTCCCTTCAAACGTCCCGCATCGTGTTCGACCTTTATTTCCAGTATCCGTAAAAACTTTGGCGTTTTTATCGAGCGGTGGGAAAGTCATTATTGTTGATGTAGCTATTTTAGGTTTAGGAATAACCGTTTTGTTTTGAAGATATTTGACCTCCTTCAAAACGTCGTTCATCTTCCATTCTGCGGAAAACATTTCATAGCCGAGGAATATCTGACTAACCAACAAAAGAAAAAATAAGGTTTTCATATTATTTCAAATACTTTTCCGCTTCTTCCAAGACCAGTGTCCAAACACGCAGTTCGGTCTTAGCGGTCTTAATTAGCAATTTGATTTCTTTCTGCGACCACTCGGAGAGTGGTATATCCGCAAGTCGGATTAGGATTTTGGTGTTGGACATATCTCTTTATATCTCCGCTCATTCTCCTCGTCCCAATCGGGATGTTTACAGGAGAAAGCGGGGTGAATAAGCATATACAATCTATCCACAACCCACGCCAATTGCTTTTCACGTTCTGTGACAGCGCGACCTTGGGCTTCATCCAAACCAACGCAGTCCGCTTCAAAAGACGCGTCGGAGGAGAGGATGTGGCTAGCGAGTTCTAGGCGTTCGAGGTTGTTCATATTATTTCCCACACTTATCACATTTAATTTCAGGTTGGACGACTGACCACCCTTCGCGGCGGAGTTGTTCGATGTGGTATGTACCTCCTGTCGCAGTTCGCATTTCCAAGATCGCTTTTTCCGACTGTTCTTTTTCTCTCCAAGATAACGACAATAGAAATGTTTTTCCACTCATCCCTTTTTCCAGTATTTCTGCTCGATGTACAAACTTATTATGATTCGTATATTGAATCACATCCCCCACTTCCAGATTATCGAGAGTTTTGGGTTCTGGTGAGACGATTTCGAGGTAGCAGGTTTCTCTGTAGTAGTGAGTGCAACCATCTATATCAAAACCTTCTTCAACAACGCTTGTAATTTTCTGCGTATTTGAGCCATCATCTTTGAGACGAACACACATATTATGTTTCCCCTCCACAGCTCTCACTTCGTCGCCTACCTTCAGAATGTTCTTCAAGTCTTTATATTCGTAGATTTTGGACATATTATTCTTCAATTTTAATCTTCAAACATTTTAATAATTCTTCTTTTTGTGAATTTTTTATCTTCGCTTCGCACAAGTCCGCTTCGCGCAAGTTCGCTCCGTACAAGTCCGTTCCGCACAAGTTCGCTTCGCACAAGTCCGTTCCGCACAAGTTCGCTCCGCACAAGTCCGCTCCGCACAAGTTCGCTCCGTACAAGTTCGCTCCGCACAAGTCCGCTCCGCACAAGTTCGCTCCGTACAAGTTCGCTTCGCGCAAGTCCGCTCCGTACAAGTTCGCTTCGCGCAAGTCCGCTCCGTACAAGTTCGCTTCGCACAAGTCCGTTCCGCGCAAGTCCGCTCCGCGCAAGTACGCTTCGCGCAAGTCCGCTCCGTGCAAGTACGCTCCGCGCAAGTCCGCTCCGCGCAAGTCCGCTTTATTCTTTTCAACAGCTTCTTTAATAGATTCCGCTTCCACTTCAACTATTATTTTATCGGTAAGGCGATTCTTTATTATGATTTTTGGCATATTAGAGATTAGTTATTATTGAATAACCCCACACGCATACTGCTAAGAACAGGATGACGGAGAGGATGGCGATGACGCGCCAGAGGCGGAACGGGGCGCGGTGTTTTTCGGGAGGGTTTAGGGAGTGGGGGTCGTGGGTGGTCATATTATCTATCTATTACCGCCATCTCTACTCTCTTCTCAATTTCACGAAGTTCTGTGAGCATAGCGATCATTATATTTAATCGTTCCATCAGCAGGTCGAATTGTGTGTTGGTCATATTATTCTTTATGCTTAATATGTAGGGTATCTCATTGATTATTCGTATGAGGGTCATATCATCTATAACTTAATTCGTATTTCTCGCAATATACACATTCATAATCCATCTTCCTACGACAATCGTTACAGCGTTTTGAATCGCAATCTTCGCATACTCTTTCGGGGCTTGAAGCCAGTCCGTATCTTGATAGCCTCATAACAAACTCAATCCCTGTTAATTCTCGCTCCCTACTACACATCGGACATATTCCTCGTTGGTTCATATAGTGTGATTCGCGCTTGTTAGTTAATAAAATCTTCTTTCCATTCGTTTAATGGCTGTCTGTCTTTTTTTGCCAGTCCTCTTTTTTTCAGAATCGTATAAAGGGTAGGCAATAGCTCGCCTTTTTCGTTTTGAATCACCACCCTAACCCGCGTGATATTACTTGCACTTGGGAGAATCTTTTGGATTGCATCGCAAGATACATACCACGCTCCGTCAATCTGTCTAAACACCGATTCATTGAATCGCTTCCAGACTCCAAGGCACAATAACCTGTCATCGTTTCTGGTTTCGGGGCTTTGAATCAATATCGTTCTAACGTAGGACTCTAGTTTAGTTTTCATAGGTTTGAAAAAACTTTGTCCGACATATAGCGGCTGATTTCGTTATACAAGATTTCCGTGTCATTGATTCGTTCCAATTCGAGCAGTATATCAACGCCTATATCGTCAACCGTCCTAGCGTCGGGGTTCTCAATCATAAACCTGTCTATGACCTTCTTCTGTCGAGCGGTTAATTGCCTCATACTGTTTCCTCCTTTCCAACTTCCTTCTCGACTTCTTCCGTCTGGTCGAAATGGAATACCGTTGCGCAAGAGAAGCGGGGTTTTTCTTCCAACCCTCGTTGGTCTTCTTCTTTTTTCTGCATCGGAAAGACAATCGAATAGCCGTGTTCACCTTTCTTGACCTTGCGCCCGAGCGAACGCCATTGCTGATAACCTCCAAACACTCCCGCTGGGGCTTCTTGCGCGGCAAGAAAGCATTGATTGAAGATACTGTATTCCTTTCGAAGAACCGATACCGCTTGGACTCCTTTTATTTCCCCCGCCTTCACCTTCTCTGACACTGCTTTCAGCATCGCTACTCTCTCCTCTCGCGTCATTTTTTTATGCATATAGTGTGTGAATGAATTAGATTTTTTTCGCAGTGATGGATGTTGAATATCGGTTGGTTCGCTTGCGTGAAATAGAGTTCGCCGACCGCTTGGATTTTTACTCCGTCCTTCATTAGGGACGCTCTCGCTGGCGCGGAACCTTTCCACCAAGTGCAATCGAGCTTCGTTTCTCCGTCCTCGCTTACTAAAACCAACTTCGATAACACTCCTACTTTTTTCAAATACCCTTGAAGATGAACCTTGATAGGCATATTAGTGTGAATAAATTAGGTTTTTATCTTGCTGAAAAAAATTATTTAACACTCTCGCGCTCTCCTTATTCGCGCTCTGGTATTTGGTTTTCAACCCTCGCTCGATTTCTGCGTAACTCCCTTTCTTGATTGCGGAGCGCATCTCTTTTTCCGCCTTCTCCGCCTCCGCTCGGTAGGGGCGCAATTCGCTCCAAGTGATTCGACCTTTGAGATACAAACCCTTCATATTCTCGTATTGGGCTTTTGCGTCCCTCGCTTGGATTGCTAGATTTTTTTCTGTGGATTTCATATGCGTGTGAATTAGTGTGAATGATTTTCGCGCTATGCGCGTTTTGCTTTGGGAGGGACAAGGTAGATTCCTCCGCCTTCCCCTCCCTCCGCGCTAGGTGCCCTTTCTGGACTCCTTATACATATAGTATGCTATCGCTTGCATATTGTCAAATGTCCCAAGAAAACTGTTGCAAAAAGCCGTCAAATTAGGTTTTTTACAACGGACAATGTGCGAAAAATGCGGTTCCTCGAATACCCAAGGACACCACGCGGATTATTCGAAACCCCTAGATGTTATTTGGCTGTGCTCATTACATCATAAAGAAATACATAGATGTGGATAAGTCTGCCCAGCCCCAGCAGGGCATAAAAACAGCCCAAAACCCTCGCTCTTGCTCTTTCAGGGGCGAGGCTGTACTATTGCAATAGCTGTTAAACGCAGTTACAATATGAATGTCCAACAACCTTCAAACTTGTTGACCCGCGCATCATACGCGGAACTGCGTTTCGCAACGAGCCGTCCTAGTGGCGGCTTTTTGCGTTGATAGCTCGCCTAGGGCAAGCCAATCCATTTGGTCTTTCGGTAGGCGTCAGCAGGGTTAATCCCTGTGCGCGAAAGAAGCGGAAGCCTGATGCGCTCCCGACAGCAATCGGGGGACACCGTAAGCTATTAGCACGCTCGTGAGCCGAGCCGACGTTGCACATCAAAGAACGATTGCGTCGCTAAAAGCGTTTCTTGACGCTCCCTAGACTGGCATATTGACCACGTGGGGAAGTGTATCGTCTCCCTTCACTGGGCTGTGAATGCTTTGTTTTTTCGCAAGCGAAACAACGGGGCAAGAGCTAACCATATCTCGACAACCGAAGCTATTATGATAGAAAAATATGTCAATGAGAGCTTGCAGTAAATGCCTCGAGAATCAATGGAGATTCAGAAAGATTGAGAATTGGGTTGTCGCTTCTTGTGAGTATTGCGGCAACGAGGTTTCTTTTGAGGCGAAGAAGGTTAACAAGATTGAGCCTACTATTGACGATGCGTGCAAAAAGTGCGGTGGGGCTTTGGAAAGAAAAACGCATAAGGCAATCACGCAGAAACAATTGAGAAAATCTTTTTATTTCAAGTCTTGGCTCAAATGCAAAAAATGTGGGACGATCTATATGTTACCAAGTCAAATCATAAGAAAATATGACTCACAAACAAGTGTCCCTCATTAAATCAATGATTCGTATCGTAGGATTCACGGTTCTTGGATTATCGCTTTATTCGGGACTTGTTATTCTCATCATTGCTGAATTGCTGGGAGTGTTGGAGGAATGGGTTTAGAAGCAATTAGAAGCAATTCCTGATGCCGCCCGACCCTCAAAACTGCGCTAGTTTAGCTTCAGGGCATCTATGCTACCCGACGGGTCTAACCTCGCTAGGAACGCAGAAAACCTTGCAAAAACACCTATTCTGTGATAGAGTTCAAGGGTTGATTTCTTTGGCGGGACACTCCGCTTGCCCGACTGTGAGGTAACTCCTCGACGGAGAGGTAAAAAAAGAGACAAGCCGAAGCCGTTGGATTATTCTGACGGCTTTTGGTATTCTGTGAGCAGATACGCGACGAGATAAACTTTCCAAAGTCGTCGAAGCGAATCTAAACACCTTTTCGCCTTTTCGCCTTTTCGCCTTTTAGGCGTTTAGGCGTTTTCTGCGCTCCGCGTAGCATTGAGAAATCCGGTTCAATTTTACGAGAGACTGGATAGAGAGCAAAA belongs to Candidatus Paceibacterota bacterium and includes:
- a CDS encoding ArdC family protein, producing MHKKMTREERVAMLKAVSEKVKAGEIKGVQAVSVLRKEYSIFNQCFLAAQEAPAGVFGGYQQWRSLGRKVKKGEHGYSIVFPMQKKEEDQRGLEEKPRFSCATVFHFDQTEEVEKEVGKEETV
- a CDS encoding YqaJ viral recombinase family protein; this encodes MKTYYFSDEISWIEARRGKITGSKLGGIISKRNIDKKKQGFYELIAERIGLPADGENPMDRGHRLEEEAIERFEKMTDKKVNCELVLWVKDDNESIALSPDGMIGETEAVEVKCLSSARHIEAYLTGEIPEEYRYQGLQYFVVNEKLEKLYFCFYDPRLKVKDFFIIEMNRSNLTDEINTLEIYQKDTLKEVEEIASKLMEF
- a CDS encoding pentapeptide repeat-containing protein, with the protein product MPKIIIKNRLTDKIIVEVEAESIKEAVEKNKADLRGADLRGAYLHGADLREAYLRGADLRGTDLCEANLYGADLREANLYGADLREANLYGANLCGADLCGANLYGANLCGADLCGANLCGTDLCEANLCGTDLYGANLREADLCEAKIKNSQKEELLKCLKIKIEE
- a CDS encoding ERF family protein yields the protein MKKELLPTISVGATTMSVVPVEEKNASQSYSPEVLIAQAIDKGLPVETMERLLAMRTALKAEAAKEAFDEAMANFQAECPIVGKGKEVKNRSGVVMYHYAPLDSIVTEVKGIIGKHGFSYSIKTEIKENAVKVVCIVKHKGGHSELSDMEVPLATRTEIMSAPQQTAATMTFAKRYAFCNAFGIMTGDEDTDATPQTTHAEVGSKATEAQMNTISELAMQAGYSKADVGVRCRELYGVSILDITTVQADGIITGLMKRITQKTAV